One window of the Etheostoma spectabile isolate EspeVRDwgs_2016 unplaced genomic scaffold, UIUC_Espe_1.0 scaffold273, whole genome shotgun sequence genome contains the following:
- the LOC116685975 gene encoding beta-1,3-galactosyltransferase 2 isoform X1 yields the protein MQESSASKGEKTPWTRPRRWLCFWILSLVMVTLIMFYNSSSNVSWPWKFWTTRSQSSQSYNIMTMSTMSTTVHSFSPDPTSEYFVAYPHRYGFVLDELHRCRQESPFLVLMIPVAPHNREARDVIRNTWGKETTVLGRVVSHYFLLGLSKEEDGTETIKEQVLQESQTHHDILQSDFLDSYNNLTIKTMVMFEWLSSHCPNTSYAMKIDSDIFLNIRNLVDMLLKAPRHLYMTGIVARGAAVLRDHNSKWYLPVSAFPESSYPPYALGLGYVFSLDLPQKILEASAHVKAVYIEDVYVGLCMRHLGISLTDPPHGNLFRAYMPNEASNCYWTSVITTLLQNSNQLSDAWGTYQTQAQSGC from the exons ATGCAGGAGAGCTCTGCTTCCAAAGG TGAAAAGACTCCATGGACGAGACCTAGACGATGGTTGTGTTTTTGGATACTGTCACTCGTGATGGTAACGTTGATTATGTTCTACAATTCAAGCTCCAATGTGTCATGGCCTTGGAAGTTTTGGACTACACGCTCACAGTCAAGCCAATCTTACAACATTATGACTATGAGTACTATGAGTACTACAGTCCACAGT TTCTCCCCAGATCCCACTTCAGAGTACTTTGTCGCGTACCCGCACCGGTATGGTTTCGTTTTGGACGAACTCCATAGGTGTCGGCAGGAAAGCCCATTCTTGGTTCTTATGATCCCAGTCGCACCCCACAACAGAGAAGCCCGTGACGTAATCCGCAACACGTGGGGCAAAGAAACTACTGTGCTTGGCAGAGTGGTCAGCCACTACTTCCTGCTGGGACTGTCCAAAGAAGAAGATGGGACAGAAACCATTAAGGAGCAA GTGTTACAAGAAAGCCAGACACATCATGATATTCTCCAGAGTGACTTCTTGGACAGCTACAATAACCTCACTATTAAAACCATGGTCATGTTCGAATGGCTCAGCTCCCATTGCCCCAACACCTCCTACGCCATGAAGATCGACTCGGACATCTTCCTCAATATCCGCAACCTCGTCGACATGCTTTTGAAAGCCCCCCGACATCTCTACATGACAGGTATTGTGGCAAGGGGCGCTGCCGTTCTCAGAGACCATAACTCCAAGTGGTATCTCCCGGTGTCTGCCTTCCCTGAGTCTAGTTACCCACCGTATGCCCTGGGACTGGGCTACGTGTTCTCGCTGGATTTACCCCAAAAGATACTGGAGGCGTCTGCTCATGTTAAAGCTGTTTACATTGAAGATGTGTATGTAGGACTGTGTATGAGGCATTTGGGAATCTCACTGACAGATCCTCCTCATGGTAATTTGTTTAGGGCGTATATGCCTAATGAGGCAAGCAACTGTTACTGGACCTCTGTCATCACAACGTTGCTGCAGAACTCTAACCAACTTTCAGATGCATGGGGAACTTACCAGACTCAAGCACAAAGTGGCTGTTaa
- the LOC116685975 gene encoding beta-1,3-galactosyltransferase 2 isoform X2, translating to MQESSASKGEKTPWTRPRRWLCFWILSLVMFSPDPTSEYFVAYPHRYGFVLDELHRCRQESPFLVLMIPVAPHNREARDVIRNTWGKETTVLGRVVSHYFLLGLSKEEDGTETIKEQVLQESQTHHDILQSDFLDSYNNLTIKTMVMFEWLSSHCPNTSYAMKIDSDIFLNIRNLVDMLLKAPRHLYMTGIVARGAAVLRDHNSKWYLPVSAFPESSYPPYALGLGYVFSLDLPQKILEASAHVKAVYIEDVYVGLCMRHLGISLTDPPHGNLFRAYMPNEASNCYWTSVITTLLQNSNQLSDAWGTYQTQAQSGC from the exons ATGCAGGAGAGCTCTGCTTCCAAAGG TGAAAAGACTCCATGGACGAGACCTAGACGATGGTTGTGTTTTTGGATACTGTCACTCGTGATG TTCTCCCCAGATCCCACTTCAGAGTACTTTGTCGCGTACCCGCACCGGTATGGTTTCGTTTTGGACGAACTCCATAGGTGTCGGCAGGAAAGCCCATTCTTGGTTCTTATGATCCCAGTCGCACCCCACAACAGAGAAGCCCGTGACGTAATCCGCAACACGTGGGGCAAAGAAACTACTGTGCTTGGCAGAGTGGTCAGCCACTACTTCCTGCTGGGACTGTCCAAAGAAGAAGATGGGACAGAAACCATTAAGGAGCAA GTGTTACAAGAAAGCCAGACACATCATGATATTCTCCAGAGTGACTTCTTGGACAGCTACAATAACCTCACTATTAAAACCATGGTCATGTTCGAATGGCTCAGCTCCCATTGCCCCAACACCTCCTACGCCATGAAGATCGACTCGGACATCTTCCTCAATATCCGCAACCTCGTCGACATGCTTTTGAAAGCCCCCCGACATCTCTACATGACAGGTATTGTGGCAAGGGGCGCTGCCGTTCTCAGAGACCATAACTCCAAGTGGTATCTCCCGGTGTCTGCCTTCCCTGAGTCTAGTTACCCACCGTATGCCCTGGGACTGGGCTACGTGTTCTCGCTGGATTTACCCCAAAAGATACTGGAGGCGTCTGCTCATGTTAAAGCTGTTTACATTGAAGATGTGTATGTAGGACTGTGTATGAGGCATTTGGGAATCTCACTGACAGATCCTCCTCATGGTAATTTGTTTAGGGCGTATATGCCTAATGAGGCAAGCAACTGTTACTGGACCTCTGTCATCACAACGTTGCTGCAGAACTCTAACCAACTTTCAGATGCATGGGGAACTTACCAGACTCAAGCACAAAGTGGCTGTTaa
- the LOC116685929 gene encoding X-linked interleukin-1 receptor accessory protein-like 2, translating to MYRLELAGGLGVILLLLGVLTALYKCYNLEIMLCYRRHFGSDETEDDNKEYDGYLSYTKVDLDCLGRTSSDEETFALEILPDVLEKHCGYKLFIPDRDLIPSSTYIEDLARSVEQSRRLIIVLTPEFVAKRGWSIFQIETRLHSMLVTGEIKVIMIECADLKNVINYQEVEALKHTIKALSIIKWRGPKSNELSSKFWKQVVYEMPAKRRETLSRRQVMDSGEQGLFGDLQTTVSTIAMTTTSASLAPPNDSRHGHHQVALATEIPDYNQMTLPLGGGHTATAAQMRHFCRSYEFTLPPQPSSMSPPLPPPSTVQFSTLGPGGRHVYCNIPMTLLNGQGLGAVHWGTRGDPEQYAWEEARTPPEQHLRTAHQQRTKL from the exons ATGTATCGTCTGGAGTTGGCTGGTGGTCTCGGGGTCATATTGTTGCTACTGGGAGTCCTCACAGCACTGTATAAGTGTTATAACCTGGAGATCATGCTCTGCTACAGGAGACACTTTGGAAGTGATGAAACGGAAGATG ATAATAAGGAGTATGATGGCTATCTGTCCTACACTAAAGTGGACCTTGACTGTTTGGGCAG GACGAGCAGCGATGAGGAAACATTTGCTTTGGAGATCCTGCCGGATGTTTTAGAGAAACATTGTGGATACAAGCTGTTTATACCAGACAGAGATCTAATACCCAGCAGTA CCTACATCGAGGACTTGGCTCGTAGCGTGGAGCAGAGCAGACGCTTGATCATCGTTCTGACTCCAGAGTTTGTCGCCAAAAGAGGGTGGAGCATCTTCCAGATAGAGACACGCCTCCACTCCATGCTGGTTACCGGGGAGATCAAG GTGATCATGATAGAGTGTGCAGACCTGAAGAATGTCATTAACTATCAAGAGGTGGAAGCACTTAAACACACCATCAAG GCTTTATCCATCATCAAGTGGAGGGGTCCTAAGAGCAACGAGCTGTCCTCTAAGTTTTGGAAACAGGTGGTCTACGAGATGCCTGCGAAGCGCAGAGAGACGCTGTCCAGACGCCAG GTGATGGACTCTGGTGAACAGGGCCTCTTTGGTGACCTACAGACCACCGTCTCCACCATTGCCATGACAACCACCTCCGCCTCCTTAGCGCCCCCTAACGATAGTCGCCATGGACATCATCAG GTTGCCTTGGCGACAGAGATCCCCGACTACAACCAGATGACATTGCCGCTGGGAGGTGGTCACACGGCCACGGCAGCCCAAATGAGGCATTTCTGCCGCAGCTACGAGTTCACTCTTCCCCCCCAGCCTTCCTCCATGTCGCCTCCCCTCCCGCCTCCCTCCACCGTGCAGTTCTCCACTCTGGGTCCCGGGGGGCGCCACGTCTACTGCAACATCCCTATGACACTGCTGAATGGACAG GGGTTAGGAGCAGTTCACTGGGGAACAAGAG gtgaCCCAGAGCAGTACGCTTGGGAAGAAGCAAGAACTCCACCTGAACAGCACCTTCGTACCGCTCACCAGCAGAGAACTAAGCTCTGA